Proteins from one Bacteroides mediterraneensis genomic window:
- a CDS encoding undecaprenyl-phosphate glucose phosphotransferase: protein MDYQERYDALVKTIVMAGDLMLCNLLFYWVCNYGKPIGQSSVLQSHLLVSAVYFTCTIKGGIILHKRKVRKFQIVGIVLRNMFYFSIVATLLLKCGRFFMPAPIYYLAFLFAMLMGISGFRLEVRYLIKLYWKRIRHRNGVIFVGSTENNVTLYHELADDPSIGYWVCGYFDAVPNSNFPRECPYLGTPQDVILYLETHKEAVRNLYCCLPSSRKDEILPLIKYCENHIVRFYSVPNVRNYLYHQVHFSMMGSVPCLSLHEEPLSWIENRMLKRTFDIVFSMTFLCTLFIPILLIVTVVTKITMPGPVFFRQKRNGINGKEFYCLKFRSMKVNADADLIQATRDDPRKTKWGNFMRKTNIDELPQFINVLLGDMSIVGPRPHMVKHTEEYSKLIDKYMVRHFIKPGITGWSQVNGFRGETKELEQMEGRVKGDIWYIEHWSFGLDLYIIFKTIANAIHGEKNAY, encoded by the coding sequence CGATTATCAGGAGCGGTATGACGCCCTGGTCAAGACAATCGTCATGGCCGGTGACCTGATGCTCTGTAACCTGCTATTCTATTGGGTCTGCAACTATGGAAAACCCATAGGACAATCGTCGGTGCTGCAGTCCCATTTGCTGGTGTCTGCCGTCTATTTCACCTGCACCATCAAAGGCGGCATTATCTTGCATAAGAGGAAAGTCCGGAAGTTTCAAATCGTGGGCATCGTCTTACGCAATATGTTTTATTTTTCCATTGTGGCGACCCTTCTGCTGAAATGCGGCCGTTTTTTCATGCCTGCTCCCATCTATTACCTGGCTTTCCTTTTTGCCATGCTTATGGGAATATCCGGTTTTCGTCTGGAAGTGCGGTATCTCATTAAACTTTACTGGAAAAGAATACGCCACCGTAACGGCGTAATTTTCGTGGGGAGTACGGAAAACAACGTGACACTTTATCATGAGCTGGCTGATGACCCGTCCATCGGTTATTGGGTCTGCGGCTATTTCGATGCCGTTCCCAATAGCAACTTTCCCCGGGAATGTCCTTACCTCGGCACACCGCAAGATGTGATTCTTTACCTGGAAACACATAAAGAAGCCGTACGCAACCTTTATTGCTGCCTGCCGTCCAGCCGGAAGGATGAGATTCTTCCCCTTATCAAGTATTGCGAGAACCACATCGTACGGTTTTACAGCGTACCCAACGTGCGGAACTACCTGTACCACCAGGTACATTTCAGCATGATGGGAAGCGTGCCTTGCCTGAGCCTGCACGAGGAGCCGCTGAGCTGGATAGAGAACCGTATGTTGAAGAGGACTTTCGACATCGTTTTTTCAATGACTTTCCTATGTACGCTGTTTATCCCGATATTACTCATTGTGACTGTCGTCACCAAGATAACCATGCCCGGACCGGTGTTTTTCCGGCAAAAGCGGAACGGCATCAACGGAAAAGAGTTCTACTGCCTGAAGTTCCGAAGCATGAAGGTAAATGCGGACGCTGACCTGATACAAGCCACACGCGATGATCCGCGAAAAACGAAATGGGGAAACTTTATGCGCAAGACGAATATAGACGAACTGCCGCAATTCATCAATGTCCTGCTGGGCGACATGAGCATCGTGGGTCCCCGACCTCACATGGTAAAGCATACGGAAGAATATTCCAAACTCATCGACAAGTACATGGTGCGCCATTTCATCAAGCCCGGCATTACGGGCTGGAGCCAGGTGAACGGATTCCGTGGAGAAACCAAGGAACTGGAACAAATGGAAGGGCGTGTCAAGGGTGACATCTGGTACATCGAACACTGGAGCTTCGGATTGGATTTGTATATCATCTTCAAGACGATAGCCAACGCCATTCACGGAGAAAAGAACGCATATTAA
- a CDS encoding nucleotidyl transferase AbiEii/AbiGii toxin family protein, with product MKLHYETVSPLLVNCLKKISESDIFKDFSLVGGTCLSLQLGHRRSIDIDLFTDMDYGSMNTAAMKVFLKENFPYTENLDTLDQPALGYSVRIGESPTACIKVDFFYTENFIFPIKSIDGIRLADIREIAAMKIKAITQDEPRQKDFWDIYKLSNTFSLKEMIEWATTRDEWSFTEKEVEAGFKKISNIKECPEGIDCFRGYAWELISMDLKMDAEEYFQ from the coding sequence ATGAAACTGCATTATGAAACTGTATCCCCACTTTTAGTTAACTGTCTGAAGAAAATATCAGAATCAGATATTTTCAAAGATTTTAGTTTAGTGGGCGGAACATGTCTTAGTCTCCAACTAGGGCACAGACGCTCCATAGACATAGATTTGTTTACAGACATGGATTATGGAAGCATGAATACAGCAGCAATGAAAGTTTTCTTGAAAGAGAATTTTCCTTATACGGAAAATCTAGACACCTTGGACCAACCAGCCTTGGGATACTCCGTCCGCATTGGAGAATCCCCAACTGCTTGCATAAAAGTAGACTTCTTCTATACGGAAAACTTTATTTTTCCCATCAAAAGCATAGATGGAATCAGACTTGCAGACATAAGAGAAATCGCCGCAATGAAAATAAAAGCGATTACTCAAGACGAACCCAGGCAAAAGGACTTTTGGGACATCTATAAACTTTCCAACACATTCAGTCTGAAAGAAATGATTGAGTGGGCCACCACACGTGATGAATGGAGTTTTACAGAAAAAGAGGTTGAAGCCGGATTCAAAAAAATATCCAACATCAAAGAATGTCCGGAAGGGATAGATTGCTTTAGAGGATACGCATGGGAACTTATCAGTATGGATCTGAAAATGGATGCAGAGGAATACTTCCAATAG
- a CDS encoding LuxR family transcriptional regulator: MKLNHYMGVIACISLLLLGSCNSEYSESRNFDDIIFQIENDPQSYLLRLDTINMNCVKNKRDAVHFILAAITLSYTDNNYYPPKSVLERCIQIFKKEKMIQPYLETLYLLAETYKKENDITKEVHTIETAINIARQEYDQEWLFYLYSYLGEMYIRQFNTLNFIKYQTLANQCIKDVNFQDMSISTQIQVAKSFLYLDRYKVSYEKLNEIEKHLGKKNIFLSEIKRLQGIALYKMQHWDACIEKLKEAVVEETSIEHKFTCFAILTYCYYRKKDLLNAEKYKFLAIENSINGGNAFAEIEFYTLCAEFARLNHDAGEQIKCLNKLKEKYEMAFDCLNGESLDKAIQAYTNICEKQTIHRQIAIYKYILVGLLVVLCVSLVIYIQLRKKQVYKILALQQQINSLDNLRNVKNEVKEFILRDFEIAKKIAILRSTQQVQSARFLKDLEKYHIIDENYLLGTQWEQFYNHIDLSFDGFYSKLIQKYPMLNDKEVQLCCMLVSGFKTEEIAAIWMNSVFSVHKYKTNIRKKIGIPEGGDIVLFLVEKLDL, encoded by the coding sequence ATGAAACTGAATCACTATATGGGTGTAATAGCATGTATTTCATTGTTATTACTTGGTTCTTGTAATTCTGAATATTCGGAGAGTAGAAATTTTGATGATATAATTTTTCAGATAGAAAATGATCCACAATCCTATTTGTTAAGGTTAGATACGATAAACATGAATTGCGTAAAGAATAAAAGAGATGCGGTTCATTTTATATTAGCTGCAATCACACTCAGTTATACGGATAATAATTATTATCCACCAAAGAGTGTGTTGGAAAGGTGCATTCAGATTTTTAAGAAAGAAAAAATGATTCAGCCATACCTTGAAACTTTATATCTTCTTGCGGAAACCTATAAAAAAGAAAATGATATAACAAAAGAAGTCCATACCATAGAAACCGCAATAAATATTGCTAGACAAGAATATGACCAAGAATGGCTTTTCTATCTTTACAGCTATCTCGGTGAAATGTATATCAGGCAATTTAATACCTTGAATTTTATTAAATACCAGACTCTTGCCAATCAATGCATAAAGGATGTAAATTTTCAAGATATGAGTATATCAACTCAAATACAAGTTGCCAAAAGCTTTCTATATTTAGATCGATATAAAGTCTCATATGAAAAATTGAATGAAATAGAAAAACATCTTGGTAAGAAGAATATATTTTTAAGTGAAATAAAACGTTTGCAGGGAATTGCCTTATACAAAATGCAACATTGGGATGCTTGCATAGAAAAGCTGAAAGAAGCTGTAGTTGAGGAAACATCCATTGAACATAAATTCACATGTTTCGCAATTTTGACATATTGTTATTATCGTAAAAAGGACTTGTTAAATGCAGAAAAATATAAGTTTCTGGCGATAGAGAATAGTATAAATGGAGGAAATGCCTTTGCGGAAATAGAATTTTATACGTTGTGTGCAGAGTTTGCTCGGTTAAATCATGATGCAGGCGAACAAATAAAATGCCTTAACAAGCTAAAGGAGAAATATGAAATGGCATTTGATTGCCTGAATGGAGAATCATTGGATAAGGCGATACAGGCCTATACGAATATTTGTGAGAAACAAACTATTCATAGACAGATAGCCATTTATAAATACATTCTGGTAGGACTTCTTGTAGTATTATGCGTATCTTTGGTGATATATATACAGCTCCGGAAAAAGCAAGTTTATAAGATTCTCGCTTTGCAACAGCAGATTAATTCTTTGGATAACCTTAGAAATGTAAAAAATGAAGTCAAAGAGTTTATTTTGCGTGATTTTGAGATAGCAAAGAAGATAGCAATTTTGCGCTCAACACAGCAAGTGCAGAGTGCAAGATTTCTTAAAGATTTGGAAAAGTATCATATAATAGATGAGAATTATTTGCTAGGTACACAGTGGGAACAGTTTTATAATCATATAGATCTATCTTTTGATGGGTTCTATTCAAAACTTATTCAGAAATATCCTATGCTGAATGACAAAGAAGTCCAGTTGTGTTGCATGCTTGTTTCTGGATTCAAGACAGAAGAGATTGCTGCCATTTGGATGAATAGTGTCTTTTCAGTACATAAGTACAAAACTAATATTAGAAAAAAAATTGGTATTCCTGAAGGTGGAGATATTGTCTTGTTTTTAGTTGAAAAACTAGACTTATAA
- a CDS encoding carboxypeptidase-like regulatory domain-containing protein → MTSESLNLRPVRKQIHRRIQDLDYGNVTPPTVEVSHSISNRVTGMDGNGLSATVSMNGTTTQIGTDGTFVFEDVAAGSYTLTAEAAGKQSKETTVTVAASGQGSNVVWNVALPNAGTTVTISANGDTEESVTSGTIEGNEDGAITVDVTVLEAANHPEGSSIVITPIYNMDEAEEHTRATTRASESVMLIGTNVQCTDASATLSEPLALTYDVDPEVAENIRAQKYVNGQWVDAEFTVDGGKVTVFADQFTSYTLLFSAEVTSSSSSVALAFE, encoded by the coding sequence ATGACAAGCGAGAGTTTGAATCTCCGACCGGTCAGGAAACAGATTCACAGAAGAATACAAGACCTTGATTACGGCAATGTAACACCGCCTACCGTAGAGGTATCCCATAGCATCAGCAACCGTGTTACAGGTATGGACGGAAACGGCTTGTCCGCAACAGTAAGCATGAACGGTACCACCACTCAAATCGGCACGGACGGAACATTCGTGTTCGAGGATGTGGCTGCCGGAAGTTATACCCTGACAGCGGAAGCTGCGGGCAAGCAGTCTAAAGAGACAACAGTGACCGTAGCCGCAAGCGGCCAAGGCAGCAATGTGGTATGGAACGTCGCATTGCCTAATGCCGGAACGACCGTTACCATCAGCGCAAACGGTGACACAGAAGAAAGTGTCACTTCGGGAACGATTGAAGGTAATGAAGACGGAGCCATAACGGTGGATGTCACCGTACTGGAAGCTGCCAACCATCCTGAAGGAAGCTCTATCGTAATTACTCCGATTTACAATATGGATGAAGCTGAAGAACATACTCGAGCCACTACACGTGCCTCTGAAAGCGTCATGCTCATCGGAACCAATGTGCAATGTACTGATGCTAGTGCAACTTTGTCAGAACCTTTGGCACTTACTTATGACGTGGATCCTGAAGTAGCAGAGAACATCAGGGCACAGAAATATGTAAACGGACAGTGGGTTGATGCGGAATTTACGGTAGATGGAGGTAAAGTGACTGTATTTGCGGATCAATTTACTTCTTATACCTTACTTTTCAGCGCCGAAGTGACTTCTTCAAGCAGTTCCGTAGCACTGGCCTTTGAATAG
- the gmd gene encoding GDP-mannose 4,6-dehydratase yields the protein MLKTALITGITGQDGSFLAEFLLGKGYDVHGTIRRSSVDYRERIAHLEGHPHFHLHYADLGDSMSILQVVKKVKPDEVYNLAAQSHVQVSFDSPEFTADVDATGVLRILEAVRQCDLTETCRIYQASTSELYGKVEEVPQDEHTPFHPYSPYAVAKLYGYWIVKEYREAYHMFCCSGILFNHESERRGETFVTRKITLAAARIAQGKQEKLFLGNLSSLRDWGYAKDYVECMWLILQHDKPEDFVIATGEQHSVREFCKLAFHYVGIELRFEGEGENEKGIDEKTGKVLVEVSPDFYRPTDVVNLWGNPAKARKELGWNPQKTSFEQLVKLMVDADMAKVAVERAGERVRTNLAEYLEKGIVK from the coding sequence ATGCTTAAAACTGCATTGATTACAGGTATTACAGGCCAGGACGGTTCGTTCCTCGCCGAGTTTCTTTTAGGTAAAGGATATGACGTACACGGCACTATCCGCCGTTCGTCCGTAGATTACAGGGAACGCATCGCCCATTTGGAAGGACACCCCCACTTTCATCTGCACTATGCAGACCTGGGTGACTCGATGAGCATTTTGCAGGTCGTCAAAAAAGTAAAGCCTGACGAAGTGTATAATTTGGCAGCACAAAGCCATGTACAGGTATCTTTCGACTCGCCGGAGTTTACGGCGGATGTGGATGCCACAGGTGTGTTACGCATTCTGGAAGCCGTCCGTCAATGCGACCTGACGGAGACCTGCCGGATTTACCAAGCATCGACGTCGGAACTTTACGGCAAAGTGGAGGAAGTGCCCCAGGATGAGCACACGCCGTTCCATCCCTACAGCCCGTACGCAGTGGCCAAGCTGTACGGTTATTGGATTGTCAAAGAGTACCGTGAAGCGTATCACATGTTTTGCTGTTCGGGCATCCTGTTCAACCACGAAAGCGAACGCCGCGGCGAAACATTCGTTACCCGGAAAATTACCCTGGCGGCTGCGCGTATCGCACAAGGCAAACAGGAAAAACTTTTTTTGGGCAATCTTTCCTCATTAAGAGACTGGGGATACGCCAAGGACTACGTGGAGTGTATGTGGCTAATTCTTCAGCATGACAAGCCGGAGGATTTTGTAATTGCCACCGGAGAACAACACTCGGTACGTGAATTTTGCAAGCTCGCTTTCCACTATGTGGGCATAGAACTCCGCTTTGAAGGTGAAGGCGAAAATGAAAAGGGCATCGACGAGAAAACCGGCAAGGTGCTGGTGGAAGTGTCGCCCGACTTCTACCGCCCGACGGACGTGGTGAACTTATGGGGCAATCCAGCAAAAGCCCGGAAAGAATTAGGCTGGAATCCGCAGAAGACCAGCTTTGAACAACTGGTCAAACTGATGGTGGACGCGGATATGGCCAAGGTAGCCGTGGAGCGTGCCGGAGAACGGGTACGGACCAATCTGGCAGAATATTTGGAGAAAGGAATCGTGAAATGA
- a CDS encoding helix-turn-helix domain-containing protein — MYEEYITAKMTPAGKVLEHILRKAKITQKKLSTETGIYPQRINELIKGKRDFTIEQSLNIEKALGIGIEGYFYIIQANYQVYAYITEKERSQHPDLSKFSTALFWDTRIEKINWIKNKEWVIQRIFEYGNQQEIEEAIRFYGKDTLKAILPTINSEWKKETRERNFKEFVQ, encoded by the coding sequence ATGTATGAAGAATATATCACAGCCAAAATGACACCGGCAGGAAAAGTGCTGGAGCATATTTTGAGGAAAGCAAAAATCACTCAAAAGAAACTATCCACCGAGACTGGTATATATCCACAAAGAATCAATGAATTAATTAAAGGAAAGCGAGATTTCACTATCGAGCAGTCTCTAAACATAGAAAAAGCATTAGGAATAGGCATTGAAGGCTATTTTTACATCATACAAGCCAATTATCAAGTCTATGCCTATATTACAGAAAAAGAACGGTCCCAGCATCCGGACTTATCAAAATTCAGCACAGCTTTATTCTGGGATACAAGAATAGAAAAAATCAACTGGATAAAAAACAAAGAATGGGTCATTCAACGCATATTTGAATATGGCAACCAGCAGGAAATTGAGGAAGCCATCAGATTTTATGGAAAGGATACATTAAAAGCGATATTACCCACCATAAACAGTGAATGGAAAAAGGAAACGAGGGAAAGGAACTTTAAAGAATTTGTGCAATGA
- a CDS encoding GDP-L-fucose synthase, with protein MMEKNAKIYVAGHRGMVGSAILRELERQGYDNILTRTHRELDLTRQEAVERFFAEEKPEYVFLAAAKVGGIVANQSALADFMYENMVLEMNVIHSAWQNGCKKLEFLGSSCIYPRMAPQPMKESCLLTGELEKTNEAYALAKISGLKYCEFLNRQYGTDYISVMPTNLYGPNDNYHPEHSHVLPALIRRFHEAKEQGLPYVTCWGDGSPLREFLYVDDLANLCVFLMNNYSGNETVNAGTGKELTIKQLTELVAKIIGYEGEIRWDTTRPNGTPRKLLDVSKATALGWTYKTELEDGIRLAYEDFLNNSMRAER; from the coding sequence ATGATGGAGAAAAATGCTAAAATTTATGTGGCAGGACACCGGGGCATGGTGGGTTCTGCCATCTTACGAGAACTGGAACGTCAGGGGTATGACAATATCCTGACACGTACACACCGGGAACTGGACTTGACGAGACAGGAAGCCGTAGAACGCTTCTTTGCCGAAGAAAAGCCGGAGTATGTATTCCTCGCTGCCGCTAAAGTAGGAGGCATTGTAGCTAACCAGTCAGCATTGGCGGATTTCATGTATGAGAACATGGTATTGGAAATGAACGTCATCCATTCAGCTTGGCAGAACGGATGTAAAAAGCTGGAATTTCTCGGCTCGTCGTGCATCTATCCACGCATGGCACCGCAACCGATGAAAGAAAGCTGTCTGCTGACCGGGGAACTGGAAAAGACCAACGAGGCATACGCCCTTGCCAAAATTTCCGGTCTGAAATACTGCGAGTTCCTGAACCGACAATACGGAACTGACTACATCAGTGTGATGCCTACTAACCTCTATGGTCCGAATGACAATTATCATCCAGAACACAGTCACGTGTTACCTGCGCTTATCCGCCGTTTCCATGAGGCAAAGGAGCAGGGATTGCCCTACGTCACCTGCTGGGGTGACGGCAGCCCGTTGCGCGAGTTCCTGTATGTGGATGACCTTGCCAACCTTTGCGTGTTCCTGATGAATAACTACAGCGGTAACGAGACTGTAAATGCCGGCACAGGCAAGGAACTGACCATTAAACAGCTTACGGAATTGGTCGCCAAGATTATCGGTTACGAAGGTGAAATACGCTGGGACACGACCCGCCCGAACGGCACGCCGCGCAAATTGCTGGACGTATCGAAAGCTACGGCGTTGGGATGGACGTATAAAACAGAACTAGAAGACGGAATCCGCTTAGCATACGAAGATTTTTTGAATAACTCGATGCGGGCAGAACGATAA
- a CDS encoding energy transducer TonB: MKRLALLSLLSFCFMAVFSFPVDTAKVNRTFALMVKSGYTAETQREFFDAFPITWHELWLTYGNIPSFDNLKSSFRKHMYEGLYKLDKIPDSLFYDRLITLCIGGSEVVDDIGGNLHHLIKKKLEENPELMMERLSKKYYTAYFPFWYSFFNSLLCTDENVEIYRKLENYELMFKEKYPVIMNYMEQAFILSNGKAIFEDNRFPLYYKSHKPEEVKMQIQREDGVYFVAEQFPEYPGGVNGMLDFIKENFKLPESYSCKKVFITVKVVIDTDGNIKSSTIDKSYDETADKEALRVVSLMPRWKAAIDKGKNVPCLFTIPFRYK, encoded by the coding sequence ATGAAAAGACTTGCATTATTATCGTTGCTGTCATTCTGTTTTATGGCAGTATTTAGTTTTCCTGTAGATACAGCAAAGGTGAACCGTACATTCGCTTTAATGGTAAAGTCGGGATATACGGCAGAGACGCAACGTGAATTCTTCGATGCTTTTCCTATAACCTGGCATGAACTCTGGCTTACTTATGGTAATATCCCTTCGTTTGATAATCTTAAATCAAGTTTCAGGAAACACATGTACGAAGGTTTGTATAAATTAGACAAGATACCCGACAGCTTGTTTTACGACAGGCTGATAACTCTTTGCATTGGCGGTAGTGAAGTAGTAGATGATATAGGAGGTAATCTTCATCATCTTATAAAAAAGAAACTTGAAGAAAACCCTGAGTTGATGATGGAACGTCTCAGCAAGAAATACTATACGGCATATTTCCCTTTCTGGTATTCCTTTTTCAACAGTCTGCTATGTACTGATGAGAATGTGGAAATATACAGGAAATTAGAAAATTATGAATTAATGTTCAAGGAAAAATATCCGGTTATAATGAACTATATGGAGCAGGCATTTATACTTTCCAATGGTAAGGCCATATTTGAAGACAATCGTTTTCCTTTATACTATAAATCACATAAACCTGAAGAAGTGAAGATGCAGATTCAACGGGAGGACGGAGTATATTTTGTGGCGGAACAGTTTCCGGAATATCCCGGTGGAGTAAACGGAATGTTGGATTTTATAAAAGAGAATTTCAAGTTGCCTGAATCATACTCTTGTAAAAAAGTCTTTATAACCGTAAAGGTGGTAATAGACACAGACGGCAATATCAAATCATCCACAATAGATAAAAGTTATGATGAAACAGCGGACAAAGAGGCCCTTAGGGTGGTATCACTAATGCCCCGCTGGAAAGCTGCGATAGACAAGGGAAAGAACGTTCCCTGCTTGTTTACAATCCCTTTCAGATATAAGTGA
- a CDS encoding sugar phosphate nucleotidyltransferase — protein sequence MQLILLSGGSGKRLWPLSNESYSKQFLRILPAPDGTRESMIQRVVRQLRETGLDANVTIATGESQRDPICSQLSNAVHIVTEPERRDTFPAIALSCLYLEKEHLCGRDEIIVVMPSDPFTDNGYFQTIGQMAEAVRQGKGDLVLMGIRPLYPSTKYGYIVPEDADNASVKPVLRFTEKPDEEKARELMDAGALWNGGVFAFRLGYMLDIIQGYIQAGSFAEARSRYAELPKISFDYEVAEKARSVSVVPFDGLWKDLGTWDALSEVLGGRVVGKGLLDETSQNTHIVNQLDIPCICVGAENLIIAASPDGILVADKDSCERLKSYVEKLDGRPMYEERRWGTYKVVDRFASPDGNQALTKHLYIKSGKSISYQKHLHRDEVWTFVEGTGTLVIDGEVKQAKAGNVVYIQKEQKHFVEALTDLHIIEVQLGDRVDENDIERYDKREFESPTGQETDSQKNTRP from the coding sequence ATGCAGCTAATCTTATTATCAGGCGGTTCAGGGAAACGACTTTGGCCGCTTTCCAATGAATCGTATTCCAAACAGTTTTTACGGATTCTTCCGGCTCCAGACGGCACAAGGGAATCCATGATACAACGTGTCGTAAGGCAGCTCCGTGAAACAGGGCTGGACGCAAACGTCACCATCGCGACGGGCGAGAGCCAACGGGATCCGATTTGCAGCCAGTTGAGCAATGCCGTCCACATCGTCACCGAACCCGAAAGGCGTGACACCTTCCCTGCCATCGCTTTGTCCTGCCTGTATTTAGAGAAGGAACATCTGTGTGGAAGGGATGAAATCATCGTGGTCATGCCAAGCGATCCTTTTACGGACAACGGCTATTTCCAGACCATAGGGCAAATGGCAGAGGCGGTCAGGCAAGGTAAGGGAGACCTGGTGCTGATGGGCATCCGTCCGTTATATCCCTCCACCAAATACGGTTATATCGTTCCTGAGGATGCGGACAATGCTTCGGTCAAGCCCGTACTTCGGTTTACAGAAAAGCCGGATGAAGAGAAAGCCCGTGAACTGATGGATGCCGGAGCTTTATGGAACGGTGGCGTGTTCGCATTCCGGTTGGGATATATGCTGGACATCATCCAAGGATATATCCAGGCTGGAAGTTTTGCCGAAGCCCGTTCCCGTTATGCGGAACTGCCCAAAATCAGTTTTGACTATGAAGTGGCAGAAAAAGCCCGTTCTGTTTCCGTTGTCCCGTTTGATGGACTGTGGAAAGACCTGGGCACCTGGGATGCCTTGTCGGAAGTTCTGGGAGGGCGAGTAGTCGGAAAAGGCTTATTGGATGAGACATCCCAGAATACCCATATTGTCAATCAACTGGATATTCCCTGCATCTGCGTAGGGGCGGAAAACCTGATAATCGCGGCAAGTCCTGACGGCATACTGGTGGCGGACAAGGACAGTTGTGAACGTTTGAAGTCTTATGTGGAAAAGCTGGATGGCAGGCCTATGTATGAAGAACGCCGTTGGGGAACTTATAAAGTGGTTGACCGCTTCGCTTCGCCCGACGGCAATCAAGCCCTGACGAAACATCTGTATATCAAGTCCGGCAAAAGCATCAGCTACCAAAAGCATCTGCACCGCGATGAAGTTTGGACTTTTGTGGAAGGGACCGGAACACTCGTCATTGACGGTGAGGTGAAACAGGCAAAAGCCGGGAATGTGGTCTATATACAAAAAGAGCAGAAACATTTTGTGGAAGCCCTTACCGACTTGCATATCATAGAAGTCCAATTGGGCGACCGGGTGGATGAAAATGATATAGAAAGATATGACAAGCGAGAGTTTGAATCTCCGACCGGTCAGGAAACAGATTCACAGAAGAATACAAGACCTTGA
- a CDS encoding lanthionine synthetase LanC family protein: protein MEINEALIKKAAEHVMLNSCSVSSSGLFNGKAGMSLALFEVARFLEDEYIEDQALQTLQESLLTKTNDPGFENGLSGIGYVLLYLTKNKLVEADFDELFGDKLQFIYEHADKLCDDFITNVTLPMCDMKIIYFLDIHNKCVD from the coding sequence ATGGAAATAAATGAAGCCTTGATAAAGAAAGCGGCAGAGCATGTAATGCTTAACTCATGCTCTGTCAGTTCAAGCGGTTTGTTTAATGGTAAAGCAGGTATGTCCTTGGCATTGTTTGAGGTAGCCCGATTTCTGGAAGATGAGTATATCGAAGATCAGGCATTACAGACATTACAGGAATCACTGCTCACAAAGACAAATGATCCGGGTTTTGAAAACGGTCTTTCCGGTATAGGTTATGTCCTGCTTTATCTCACCAAAAATAAACTGGTGGAGGCCGATTTTGATGAATTGTTTGGAGATAAATTGCAGTTTATCTATGAACATGCCGATAAATTATGTGATGATTTCATCACCAATGTAACATTGCCAATGTGTGATATGAAAATAATTTATTTTCTTGATATTCACAATAAATGTGTAGACTAA